The Planctomycetota bacterium sequence GAGGAAGCCAAGACCGCCGGCATCTGCGCCTTCGGGCCGCTCCCGCCCGACACCGCCTTCCACCAGGCCGCCCAGGGGAAGTTCGACCTCCTCGTGGCCATGTACCACGACCAGGGACTCATCCCGCTGAAGACCGTCGCCTTCAATTCCAGCGTCAACATCACGCTCGGCCTGCCAACCGTCCGCACGAGCCCGGACCACGGCACCGCCTACGACATCGCCGGCCGCGGCATCGCGAACCCCGAAAGCATGAAACAGGCCATCCGCCTGGCGGTGGAAATGATTCAACGCGGCCGCGCAGCAGCGCGGACCGCAGGACGAGGGTGAAAGACCCGCGGACCCCGGTCAGTCGGAGGCGAGGATCTTCTCCCGTTCCGCCACAAGGGGCGGCAAGTCGCGCGTCACGATCTGCCAGAGGATATCGAAGTCCACCCGGTCGTAGGCGTGAATCAGACGGTGGCGCAAACCGATGATCTGCTCCCACGGAACCTGCGCATACCGCTCGCGGTCTGTCGCGGGCACGCGGTTGGCGGCCTCGCCGATGATTTCCAGAAGCCGAACCAGCGCCAGATTAAGAGCCTATCCGAATAACCGGGTCGTGACGAGGCCGAGCGAGAAGGCCGAGGCCAAGGCGGCAGGCCCCAAACGCCCGGAGGCGTGGCTTTACGCCACGTTGAGGACGTTTGGGGCCGATAACGCAGGCATCGGCCTTCGCAGCCGGCCGCAGTAGACACGGTTGTTCGGATAGGCTCTAAGCACCCGTTCCTCGTCCAAGTCCTTCCGGGTCTTGCCCCGCGCCAGATCCATCGCCTCCCGGGCATGGTCGCGCATCTGGCACAACGTCACTCGGGGATCACGGCGCGGCATAAAGCACCTCGGCCTCGGCCAGAACGCGATCGCGGAAGTAGGCGCTGAGAAAGTTCGGCGTACTCAGGTCCACCTTGTGACCCAAAAGTTCCGACAGTTCCATTTCCATTGAGATGAAGTCCAGGCCGGGCACGCAGCCCGGCTCGAACTCCACCAGAACGTCCACGTCGCTCGTCGGGCGAAAGTCCTCCCGCAAAACCGAACCGAACAGCGCCAACCTGCGGACATGGCGCCGTTTGCAAAAGTCGGCAATGGCACGCCGATCAATGGTCACTTTCAAAGTCATCCCTCATCCTCCGCCGCGCCTCGCAAAAGCCCGCCGCCCATTCCCTCGCCGCATTCGACACAAACTCTACACCCGCCCAGTCGCGGCGTCAAGCAACCCCTGGGCGCCGGCCTTTTCCACGCGCTCCTGGCGCCGCTCGCTGCTAAAATGTCACGTCGAACCATCGAAAGCGGCGCCATGACCCATCCGCCCACCCAGACCGAAATCCGCGCCCTCCTCGCCGAGGCCGGTCTCCGGCTCGACCGACGGCTCGGCCAGAACTTCCTCGTCGACGGCAACCTCATGCGACTCCTCGTGGCCGAGGCGGACCTCGGACCCCGCGACACCGTCCTCGAAGTCGGCGCCGGCGTCGGCAACCTGACCGAACTCCTCGTCGAGCACGCGGGCGCCGTCGTCGCCGTCGAAATCGACCCGCGCCTCGCCGGCGTCGCCCGCGAACGCCTCGCCGCCGCCGCGAACCTCGACCTCCTCCGCACCGACGCCCTCAAGGACAAGCACACCCTCTCGCCCGCCATGGTCGAACGGGTCCGGTCGCGGCAAGCGAGCCTCGGCGGCCCGCTGAAACTCGTCGCCAATCTCCCCTTCGCCGCCGCCACGCCTCTCGTCGCCGAACTTCTCGTCGCCGGACCCGTGCCGGAGCGGCTCGTCTTCACGGTCCAGAAAGAAGTGGCCGACCGCCTCGCCGCCGCTCCCGCCACTCGCGACTATGGGCCCGTCGGCGTCATCGTTCAGGCCCTCGCCGAAGTCCAGGTCCTTCGCCGGCTCGCCCCGAGCGTTTTCTGGCCCCGCCCGCGCGTCCGGAGCGCGATGGTCCGCATCCTTCCCTCGGCCGAACGCCGACAGCGCATCGCCGACCTCGCCGCCTTTCGCGCCACCATCGAAGGCCTGTTCGGCCATCGCCGCAAACAGGCCGCGCGCAGTCTGGCCCTCTCGCCGACCTTGGGGGGAACGCCGGAGCACTGGGCCGATCGCCTCCGCGCCGTCGGCCTCGACCCCGCTGCCAGGGGAGAAACCTACTCCGTCCAGGACATCATCCGCCTCGCCAACGCCATCGCCTAACCGCGTACCGGGTGAAATGTTTTGCCCCGCGCGCCGTCCACATTTAGCCGCCGCGCTTGCGCGGCGCTCGCCGTTCGCCCCGCCGCGCGCCGCCGCGCCGTTCCTACGGCATCAAATCCGCACGATTCTCGCGGAACCAACGCAACGTCTCACGCAGCCCCGCCTCCGTCCCGACCTTCGGCTCGTAACCCAGCAGACGCCGGGCCTTCTCAATCCGATACGTCAGCGGCGTCGTCATGAACTTCAGCCGGAACCTGTTCACGAGCGGCGGCTCCTTCGCCCCCTTCAGCCGCCACAGTCCCTCCATCACCGGGCACGCCAACCGCACCACCCACGTCGGCGCGTGACGCGTCGGCATCGCGTAACCCGTCTCCTCACAGATGATTTCCATCAGCCGCACGCGATTCACCGCGTCGCCGTCCGTCACCAGGAACACTTCGCCGACCACTCCCGGCCGCGTCGCCGCCAGGTACAGCGCCTCCACGAGGTTCCCCACGTGGCAGAGGCTGATCGGATGGCGCCCGGAACCCACGAAACGGAACTTCCCGTTCTTCAAGTTCTCCAGGACCCGCGGCAAGAACTGACGGTCCCGCGGCCCGTACACGTACGGCGGCCGGACGATGACGGCCGGCAACCCGCGCTCCGACGCCAGCCGCCGAACCGTTTCCTCCGCCCGGATCTTCGTCAGGTTGTAATGGTCCCCCGTGTGGATCATCGGGGCCGTCTCGTCCAACTCCCGCTGCGGCGCCATCCCCAGGACGACCATCGAACTTAAGAAAACGAACCGCTTCATCCGCCCGCACGCGATCGCCGCCTCCGCCAGGTGCCGCGTCCCCTCCACGTTCACCCGCACCATCTCCTCGAGCGGCGCCCAGTCCGACACCATCGCCGCGCAATGGAACACGTAATCCACATCCTCCAGGTGGGGGGTAAACGAGCCCGCCGGGTCGCCGACGTCCCCCTGGACCCGCTCGACGCCCCACGACTCGAGGAGCCGCGTGTCGCTCGTTCGGCGCGCGAGCGCCCGCACGCGCCAGCCCTCGTCCAGGAGCCGGCGCGCCAGGTGGCTTCCGATCATTCCCGTCGCGCCCGTGATGAAAGCCAGCGGCTGTTTCGCCTCGGCCATAACGTTCCTCA is a genomic window containing:
- a CDS encoding NAD-dependent epimerase/dehydratase family protein, with translation MAEAKQPLAFITGATGMIGSHLARRLLDEGWRVRALARRTSDTRLLESWGVERVQGDVGDPAGSFTPHLEDVDYVFHCAAMVSDWAPLEEMVRVNVEGTRHLAEAAIACGRMKRFVFLSSMVVLGMAPQRELDETAPMIHTGDHYNLTKIRAEETVRRLASERGLPAVIVRPPYVYGPRDRQFLPRVLENLKNGKFRFVGSGRHPISLCHVGNLVEALYLAATRPGVVGEVFLVTDGDAVNRVRLMEIICEETGYAMPTRHAPTWVVRLACPVMEGLWRLKGAKEPPLVNRFRLKFMTTPLTYRIEKARRLLGYEPKVGTEAGLRETLRWFRENRADLMP
- a CDS encoding DUF86 domain-containing protein, which encodes MVRLLEIIGEAANRVPATDRERYAQVPWEQIIGLRHRLIHAYDRVDFDILWQIVTRDLPPLVAEREKILASD
- the rsmA gene encoding 16S rRNA (adenine(1518)-N(6)/adenine(1519)-N(6))-dimethyltransferase RsmA → MTHPPTQTEIRALLAEAGLRLDRRLGQNFLVDGNLMRLLVAEADLGPRDTVLEVGAGVGNLTELLVEHAGAVVAVEIDPRLAGVARERLAAAANLDLLRTDALKDKHTLSPAMVERVRSRQASLGGPLKLVANLPFAAATPLVAELLVAGPVPERLVFTVQKEVADRLAAAPATRDYGPVGVIVQALAEVQVLRRLAPSVFWPRPRVRSAMVRILPSAERRQRIADLAAFRATIEGLFGHRRKQAARSLALSPTLGGTPEHWADRLRAVGLDPAARGETYSVQDIIRLANAIA
- a CDS encoding nucleotidyltransferase family protein; amino-acid sequence: MTLKVTIDRRAIADFCKRRHVRRLALFGSVLREDFRPTSDVDVLVEFEPGCVPGLDFISMEMELSELLGHKVDLSTPNFLSAYFRDRVLAEAEVLYAAP
- the pdxA gene encoding 4-hydroxythreonine-4-phosphate dehydrogenase PdxA is translated as KEAVHLAGYPWPGHTELLAEKFGAAEVAMMFAGGPFRVVLVTIHLALIEAIRSLTVKRILSAMRLADDALKRFFGIALPRLGVLGLNPHAGEAGRFGHEEREIIGPAIEEAKTAGICAFGPLPPDTAFHQAAQGKFDLLVAMYHDQGLIPLKTVAFNSSVNITLGLPTVRTSPDHGTAYDIAGRGIANPESMKQAIRLAVEMIQRGRAAARTAGRG